A genomic stretch from Telmatocola sphagniphila includes:
- a CDS encoding glycoside hydrolase family 57 protein — translation MMPLMPKGYLCLVLHAHLPYVRHPEHGDVLEEDWLFEAITETYLPLLNRFQGWCQDKLAWRLTMSITPTLSAMLEDKMLKERYLRYLDNLIELADKEQGRVQWDSKLRIVVEMYLQRLYQCRETYVKIWDCDLLKGFRYFFEAGHLELITCAATHPFLPLVQNPVAVGVQVELGCREFEKQFGRRPQGIWLPECGYYPGLEEVLSRAGLRYFFVDTHGITNAEPRPRYGVYAPVVLPNLEIVAVGRDSETARQVWSPVEGYPADAWYRDFYHDIGFQLDFDYLKPHLHSLGVRHFTGLKYQRITGRTENKEVYEPDRASERASVHADHFLCSRLKQIQWLTEAMPERPPLVTAPFDAELFGHWWFEGPEWLDKLVRLTALESEEIQLIAVPDYLEKFPIVQICTPAFSSWGEGGYCEVWLNQANDWIYPNLHRIVDRLQDLANQLEIPDRILERAMNQAVREILLAQSSDWAFIMKMGTMFDYAVQRTHTHLENADDLLQQVERQRIDLEKLEILESRNPIFAEVNYRSFRSN, via the coding sequence ATGATGCCGCTGATGCCGAAGGGCTATTTGTGTCTGGTACTTCATGCCCATCTTCCTTACGTTCGACATCCGGAGCATGGCGATGTTCTCGAAGAGGACTGGCTATTTGAAGCCATCACCGAAACCTATCTCCCGTTGTTGAATCGCTTCCAGGGCTGGTGCCAGGACAAACTGGCCTGGCGATTGACGATGTCCATCACGCCGACCCTCTCGGCCATGCTTGAAGATAAAATGCTGAAGGAGCGTTATCTCCGCTATCTCGATAATCTCATCGAACTTGCAGATAAAGAGCAGGGCCGCGTCCAATGGGATTCGAAACTACGGATTGTGGTGGAGATGTATCTTCAACGCCTGTACCAGTGTCGCGAAACTTATGTCAAAATCTGGGATTGCGACCTGCTGAAAGGTTTTCGATATTTTTTTGAAGCCGGCCATCTGGAACTAATCACCTGTGCGGCCACTCACCCCTTCTTGCCGCTGGTTCAAAATCCAGTGGCCGTTGGCGTCCAAGTGGAGTTGGGCTGTCGGGAGTTCGAAAAGCAGTTCGGGCGAAGACCACAAGGCATCTGGCTACCGGAGTGCGGCTACTATCCCGGCTTGGAGGAGGTACTCTCCCGGGCCGGACTGCGCTATTTCTTCGTGGATACGCATGGTATAACCAATGCCGAGCCTCGTCCGCGGTACGGCGTTTATGCTCCCGTCGTACTCCCCAACCTGGAAATCGTTGCGGTTGGCCGGGATTCAGAAACGGCACGGCAGGTATGGTCCCCGGTCGAAGGATACCCGGCCGACGCCTGGTATCGAGACTTCTATCACGACATCGGCTTTCAACTCGATTTCGATTATCTGAAACCGCATCTTCATTCGCTCGGGGTCCGACACTTTACCGGATTAAAGTACCAGCGCATAACCGGACGAACCGAAAATAAGGAGGTTTACGAGCCGGATCGCGCGTCCGAGAGAGCCTCCGTGCATGCGGATCACTTTCTTTGCAGCCGATTAAAGCAGATTCAATGGCTGACGGAGGCTATGCCGGAGCGTCCCCCCCTGGTAACTGCTCCGTTCGATGCAGAATTGTTTGGACATTGGTGGTTCGAAGGGCCGGAGTGGCTCGACAAGTTAGTTCGCCTGACTGCATTAGAATCTGAGGAGATTCAATTAATCGCCGTGCCGGACTATCTGGAGAAATTCCCCATCGTTCAAATTTGCACGCCCGCTTTTTCAAGCTGGGGAGAGGGAGGCTACTGTGAAGTCTGGCTGAATCAGGCGAATGACTGGATCTATCCGAACCTGCATCGAATTGTGGATCGGCTCCAGGACTTGGCCAATCAATTGGAAATTCCGGATCGGATCCTCGAACGGGCAATGAATCAGGCCGTTCGCGAAATCCTGTTAGCTCAGTCTTCCGATTGGGCCTTCATCATGAAAATGGGTACGATGTTCGATTATGCCGTGCAACGCACGCACACCCATCTGGAAAATGCCGACGATTTACTCCAGCAGGTGGAACGACAAAGAATCGACCTCGAGA
- a CDS encoding amidohydrolase family protein: MKDRKVTIAARWIFPVTSAPIADGKIELDASFQILEIGRRCGMQVDIDLGNCAILPLLINAHTHLDLTGMAGLNPPDSDYIRWIKKVIQFRMSQSRDTMDLAIQNGFQQILDSGSIGLGDISTTNYPAFKDHSEFTILRFFEVLGLTTSRQEQSWRAYQRLEEADVASGNSILGLSPHAPYSTSRKLFELAGRCSKKVCSHIGEFLEERDLLENHEGPFAEFLKEFHIWQPDELAPSWEWLLQALPDYSLVVHGNYLSPEHLVKKGHSVVYCPRTHSAFEHPPHPFREFMAAGINVCLGTDSLASNPDLDTLSEARHVHRLYPEVPGENLLRMITQNGAKALNLNRGYGRLEIGFRSPGFLAIPLSPSDPDDPYSHLFESDTDLKVPRKIIRSDTISAYLS; the protein is encoded by the coding sequence ATGAAGGATCGTAAGGTCACTATCGCCGCCCGCTGGATCTTCCCTGTGACCAGTGCGCCCATAGCGGACGGCAAAATCGAACTCGATGCCTCTTTTCAAATCCTGGAGATAGGCCGTCGATGCGGGATGCAAGTCGATATCGATTTGGGAAATTGTGCGATACTTCCGCTATTAATCAATGCACACACGCATCTCGACCTTACGGGTATGGCCGGGTTGAATCCTCCCGATTCGGATTACATCCGATGGATCAAAAAAGTTATTCAATTTCGAATGTCGCAGAGTAGAGATACGATGGATCTCGCCATTCAAAACGGCTTCCAGCAAATTTTAGATTCCGGATCCATAGGACTCGGCGACATTTCGACCACCAACTACCCCGCCTTTAAAGACCACTCGGAATTCACAATACTTCGCTTTTTTGAAGTATTGGGACTGACAACCTCTCGACAGGAACAATCTTGGCGAGCCTATCAACGGCTCGAAGAAGCAGACGTGGCCTCTGGGAACTCCATTTTGGGACTAAGTCCGCACGCCCCCTATAGCACGTCCCGAAAGTTATTTGAATTGGCTGGGCGGTGCTCGAAGAAGGTCTGCAGTCATATCGGAGAGTTTCTGGAAGAGCGAGACTTACTCGAGAATCACGAAGGTCCATTCGCAGAGTTCCTGAAAGAGTTTCATATCTGGCAACCCGACGAATTGGCACCGAGTTGGGAATGGTTGCTGCAAGCGTTGCCCGACTACTCTCTCGTTGTGCATGGCAATTATTTGTCCCCGGAACATTTAGTAAAAAAGGGTCACTCCGTCGTTTATTGCCCGCGGACTCATTCCGCCTTCGAGCATCCGCCACATCCGTTTCGCGAGTTTATGGCAGCCGGAATCAACGTCTGTCTGGGCACGGATTCACTGGCTTCCAATCCCGACTTGGATACTCTTTCCGAAGCCCGGCATGTTCATCGGCTCTATCCCGAGGTGCCTGGCGAGAATCTTCTGCGGATGATCACCCAGAATGGCGCGAAGGCTCTGAACCTCAATAGAGGATACGGCCGACTCGAAATTGGATTCAGATCCCCGGGTTTTCTGGCAATTCCGCTCTCCCCTAGCGATCCGGACGATCCCTATTCGCATCTATTTGAGTCGGATACTGATCTGAAAGTCCCGCGAAAGATCATTCGATCAGACACCATTTCAGCCTATCTGTCTTAG
- the rarD gene encoding EamA family transporter RarD, with amino-acid sequence MSEPQKSLREGLIYGLIAYIIWGLVPLYFKTVKNVDSYEILAHRTFWSIVVLALLLTALKRWNDLRLTLRKPKTVAILAVSALLLVGNWYGYIVSVYTNRLLESSLGYFMLPLANVAFGMIFFGERLRPLQGLALAIAAFGIGRMIWTYGDIPWLGLFLTFSFGLYGVMRKIAPVDGLIGFTIETIVLLPFAITYLTFLALQGKMQFLHPPGVQDLWIVLAGVVTTAPLICFAQAVRRVGLISLGFIQYLSPTIQLLIAIYVFQEEFSESKRFSFFFVWVGLGIFVIDTVVMLQQTKRPEAIVHNVDAVEVD; translated from the coding sequence GTGAGCGAACCTCAAAAATCACTTCGAGAAGGCCTGATTTACGGTCTGATCGCCTACATAATTTGGGGCTTAGTGCCACTCTACTTCAAAACTGTAAAAAATGTAGATTCCTACGAAATCCTTGCTCACCGAACCTTTTGGTCGATCGTCGTTCTCGCCCTCTTGTTAACCGCGCTCAAGCGCTGGAACGATCTGCGATTGACTCTTCGCAAGCCAAAAACCGTGGCCATTCTTGCCGTGAGTGCACTATTGCTCGTGGGAAACTGGTACGGCTACATCGTTTCCGTTTACACCAATCGATTGCTGGAATCCAGCCTCGGCTATTTCATGCTTCCCCTGGCGAATGTCGCGTTCGGAATGATCTTCTTTGGAGAACGATTGCGCCCATTGCAGGGGCTGGCTCTGGCCATTGCCGCTTTTGGTATCGGGCGAATGATCTGGACCTATGGTGATATTCCCTGGCTGGGGCTATTTTTAACTTTCAGTTTCGGCCTCTACGGGGTCATGCGTAAAATCGCCCCCGTCGATGGGTTGATTGGTTTCACAATAGAAACGATCGTATTGCTGCCGTTCGCGATCACTTACCTGACTTTTCTAGCATTGCAGGGGAAGATGCAATTTCTGCATCCTCCGGGCGTTCAGGACCTTTGGATCGTTCTGGCGGGGGTGGTTACCACCGCTCCTTTGATTTGCTTTGCCCAGGCCGTACGGAGGGTGGGTTTAATTTCGCTCGGCTTCATTCAGTATCTGTCACCTACGATCCAACTTCTGATAGCAATCTACGTATTTCAGGAAGAGTTCAGCGAGTCGAAGCGGTTCAGTTTCTTTTTTGTATGGGTGGGATTGGGAATTTTCGTCATCGATACCGTGGTGATGCTGCAGCAAACGAAACGCCCTGAAGCGATTGTCCATAACGTGGACGCAGTCGAAGTGGATTGA
- a CDS encoding aromatic ring-hydroxylating oxygenase subunit alpha, whose amino-acid sequence MTEIESILHAFDDRKPLSQASTIPSECYFSNVVAERESRILFPQTWQYVCSIQQLEQSGSYVRSWIGPEPIFAIRGEDQQIRVFLNICRHRAAPIIDEDCGRCSKLRCRYHGWTYDLQGKLRGVPEFDGVENFTREDNGLVEIHSAIWGDFLFARIEQSGPALDEFFAPLSDEFQQKLRTLQFFKRVVFPVKSNWKIYIDNYLDGGYHVNTVHPTLAGSLDYKLYRTELHPWASLQSSPLTQNPEDAAANRTRQGSSASYWWFYPNFMLNHYEGVMDLNYVIPRTTESCDVIFDFYFAAGSYPASISFKEESIRVAQKVQEEDDLICAEVQKNIRSHFYSQGRFSVKRENGGYHFHQLYARHLRGQSLDAIWKGNS is encoded by the coding sequence ATGACCGAAATCGAGTCGATCCTGCATGCATTCGACGATCGGAAGCCGCTTTCGCAAGCCAGCACCATTCCCAGCGAATGCTATTTCTCAAATGTAGTCGCTGAGAGGGAATCCCGCATTTTGTTTCCTCAGACCTGGCAGTACGTCTGCTCGATTCAACAACTGGAGCAATCGGGCTCCTACGTTCGCAGTTGGATCGGTCCGGAACCGATATTTGCGATCCGCGGCGAAGACCAGCAAATACGAGTATTTTTGAATATCTGCCGGCATCGGGCCGCCCCAATTATCGATGAGGATTGCGGCCGATGCTCGAAACTTCGATGCCGGTATCATGGCTGGACCTATGATCTCCAGGGCAAATTACGAGGTGTGCCGGAGTTTGATGGGGTTGAGAATTTCACAAGGGAAGACAATGGCCTTGTCGAGATTCATTCTGCCATCTGGGGGGATTTTCTTTTTGCTCGAATAGAGCAAAGCGGGCCAGCTTTAGACGAATTCTTTGCTCCATTATCCGATGAGTTCCAGCAGAAGCTGCGAACTCTCCAGTTCTTCAAACGCGTAGTTTTTCCCGTTAAGTCGAACTGGAAGATCTATATCGACAACTATCTGGACGGCGGCTACCACGTCAATACGGTTCATCCGACTTTAGCAGGATCGCTCGATTACAAGCTCTACCGGACGGAGCTGCATCCCTGGGCTAGTTTGCAATCCAGTCCGCTCACTCAGAATCCGGAAGATGCCGCAGCGAATCGAACCCGACAGGGGAGCAGTGCATCCTACTGGTGGTTCTACCCGAATTTTATGTTGAACCACTATGAGGGAGTGATGGATCTGAACTACGTGATCCCGAGAACGACAGAAAGCTGCGATGTCATTTTCGATTTCTACTTTGCCGCGGGATCCTATCCAGCATCCATTTCATTCAAAGAAGAAAGCATTCGGGTCGCTCAGAAGGTGCAGGAAGAGGACGATCTGATCTGTGCGGAAGTTCAAAAAAATATTCGCAGCCATTTCTACTCCCAGGGAAGATTTAGCGTGAAGCGGGAGAACGGTGGCTACCACTTCCATCAACTTTACGCCAGACATCTCCGTGGCCAGTCGCTGGATGCGATCTGGAAAGGAAATTCGTGA